The proteins below come from a single Oncorhynchus keta strain PuntledgeMale-10-30-2019 chromosome 1, Oket_V2, whole genome shotgun sequence genomic window:
- the LOC127931440 gene encoding proteoglycan 4-like has protein sequence MSPVPGPDHGRGMPLQASREDSGKEEGTKPATGTKPATGTKPATGTKPATGTKPATGTKPATGTKPATGTKPAKGTKPATGTKPAKGTKPATGTKPATGTKPATGTKPATGTKPATGTKPATGTKPATGTKPATVTKPATGTKPATVTKPATGTKPATGTKPATGTKPATVTKPAPSTKPATGTKPAPSTKPATVTKPAPSTKPAPSTKPATVTKPAPSTKPATGTKPAPSTKPAQGTKPAPSTKPAQGTKPATGTKPATGTKPATGTKPAKGTKPAPSTKPAKGTKPATGTKPAKGTKPAKGTKPAKGTKPAKGTKPATGTKPAKGTKPAKGTKPAKGTKPAQGTKPATGTKPATGTKPAKGTKPAKGTKPAQGTKPATGTKPATATKLAPATKPAPATKPAPATKPAPATSSHQASTSHQASSSHQASASHQASASHQASASRQASSSRQASSSRQASSSHQASASRQASSSRQASSSHQASASRQASSSRQASSSRQASSSHQASASRQASSSRQASSSRQASSSRQASSSHQSSSRHQAGSRHQASSRHQASSSHQASSSHQASSSHQASSSHQASASHQASSSHQASASRQASSSRQASSSRQASSSHQASASRQASSSRQASSSHQSSSRHQAGSRHQAGSRHQASSSHQASSSHQASSSHQASSSHQASASHQASSSHQASASRQASSSRQASSSRQASSSHQASASRQASSSRQASSSHQSGSRHQAGSRHQAGSSHQASSSHQASSSHQASSSHQASSSHQASSSHQASVCSPSQLNAILNYRRNRGV, from the exons ACCAAGCCAGCAACAGGCACCAAGCCAGCAAAAGGCACCAAGCCAGCAACAGGCACCAAGCCAGCAAAAGGCACCAAGCCAGCAACAGGCACCAAGCCAGCAACAGGCACCAAGCCAGCAACAGGCACCAAGCCAGCAACAGGCACCAAGCCAGCAACAGGCACCAAGCCAGCAACAGGCACCAAGCCAGCAACAGGCACCAAGCCAGCAACAGTCACCAAGCCAGCAACAGGCACCAAGCCAGCAACAGTCACCAAGCCAGCAACAGGCACCAAGCCAGCAACAGGCACCAAGCCAGCAACAGGCACCAAGCCAGCAACAGTCACCAAGCCAGCGCCAAGCACCAAGCCAGCAACAGGCACCAAGCCAGCGCCAAGCACCAAGCCAGCGACAGTCACCAAGCCAGCGCCAAGCACCAAGCCAGCGCCAAGCACCAAGCCAGCGACAGTCACCAAGCCAGCGCCAAGCACCAAGCCAGCGACAGGCACCAAGCCAGCGCCAAGCACCAAGCCAGCACAAGGCACCAAGCCAGCGCCAAGCACCAAGCCAGCACAAGGCACCAAGCCAGCAACAGGCACCAAGCCAGCAACAGGCACCAAGCCAGCAACAGGCACCAAGCCAGCAAAAGGCACCAAGCCAGCGCCAAGCACCAAGCCAGCAAAAGGCACCAAGCCAGCAACAGGCACCAAGCCAGCAAAAGGCACCAAGCCAGCAAAAGGCACCAAGCCAGCAAAAGGCACCAAGCCAGCAAAAGGCACCAAGCCAGCAACAGGCACCAAGCCAGCAAAAGGCACCAAGCCAGCAAAAGGCACCAAGCCAGCAAAAGGCACCAAGCCAGCACAAGGCACCAAGCCAGCAACAGGCACCAAGCCAGCAACAGGCACCAAGCCAGCAAAAGGCACCAAGCCAGCAAAAGGCACCAAGCCAGCACAAGGCACCAAGCCAGCAACAGGCACCAAGCCAGCAACAG CCACCAAGCTAGCACCAGCCACCAAGCCAGCTCCAGCCACCAAGCCAGCTCCAGCCACCAAGCCAGCTCCAGCCACCTCCAGCCACCAAGCCAGCACCAGCCACCAAGCCAGCTCCAGCCACCAAGCCAGCGCCAGCCACCAAGCCAGCGCCAGCCACCAAGCCAGCGCCAGCCGCCAAGCCAGCTCCAGCCGCCAAGCCAGCTCCAGCCGCCAGGCCAGCTCCAGCCACCAAGCCAGCGCCAGCCGTCAGGCCAGCTCCAGCCGCCAGGCCAGCTCCAGCCACCAAGCCAGCGCCAGCCGCCAAGCCAGCTCCAGCCGCCAAGCCAGCTCCAGCCGCCAGGCCAGCTCCAGCCACCAAGCCAGCGCCAGCCGTCAGGCCAGCTCCAGCCGCCAGGCCAGCTCCAGCCGCCAGGCCAGCTCCAGCCGCCAAGCCAGCTCCAGCCACCAATCCAGTTCCAGGCACCAAGCCGGCTCCAGGCACCAAGCCAGCTCCAGGCACCAAGCCAGCTCCAGCCACCAAGCCAGCTCCAGCCACCAAGCCAGCTCCAGCCACCAAGCCAGCTCCAGCCACCAAGCCAGCGCCAGCCACCAAGCCAGCTCCAGCCACCAAGCCAGCGCCAGCCGCCAAGCCAGCTCCAGCCGCCAAGCCAGCTCCAGCCGCCAGGCCAGCTCCAGCCACCAAGCCAGCGCCAGCCGCCAGGCCAGCTCCAGCCGCCAAGCCAGCTCCAGCCACCAATCCAGTTCCAGGCACCAAGCCGGCTCCAGGCACCAAGCCGGCTCCAGGCACCAAGCCAGCTCCAGCCACCAAGCCAGCTCCAGCCACCAAGCCAGCTCCAGCCACCAAGCCAGCTCCAGCCACCAAGCCAGCGCCAGCCACCAAGCCAGCTCCAGCCACCAAGCCAGCGCCAGCCGCCAAGCCAGCTCCAGCCGCCAAGCCAGCTCCAGCCGCCAGGCCAGCTCCAGCCACCAAGCCAGCGCCAGCCGCCAGGCCAGCTCCAGCCGCCAAGCCAGCTCCAGCCACCAATCCGGTTCCAGGCACCAAGCCGGCTCCAGGCACCAAGCCGGCTCCAGCCACCAAGCCAGCTCCAGCCACCAAGCCAGCTCCAGCCACCAAGCCAGCTCCAGCCACCAAGCCAGCTCCAGCCACCAAGCCAGCTCCAGCCACCAAGCCAGCGTCTGCTCGCCATCACAGCTAAATGCCATTTTAAACTACCGGCGTAATAGAGGTGTATGA